Proteins encoded within one genomic window of Chlorobaculum sp. MV4-Y:
- a CDS encoding polyprenol monophosphomannose synthase yields MLKTLIIIPTYNEAENIRPLVEDILDRYPEGLELLVIDDSSPDGTADIVKAIMKNEPRVMLLSRPSKLGLGTAYLMGFRYALERGYGRVIEMDADFSHDPASIASLIKAMDGADMVIGSRYMNNTVNVVNWPLSRLILSKSASIYSRWITGMPVSDPTSGFKCISANALRVIALDRVHSQGYSFQIEIDFRVWKKGLVIREVPIIFVDRSVGKSKMTRKNIVEAVWMVWWLKLLSIIGRL; encoded by the coding sequence ATCTTGAAGACACTGATCATCATACCGACTTACAATGAAGCGGAAAACATAAGACCTCTTGTTGAGGATATTCTCGATCGTTATCCAGAGGGTCTTGAGCTTCTCGTTATCGATGACAGTTCTCCGGATGGTACAGCTGATATTGTCAAGGCGATCATGAAAAATGAGCCGCGTGTCATGCTTTTGTCAAGACCGTCGAAATTGGGGCTTGGCACGGCCTATCTCATGGGATTTCGCTATGCGCTCGAACGTGGGTATGGGCGCGTCATTGAAATGGATGCCGATTTTTCGCATGATCCGGCCTCGATTGCATCACTGATCAAAGCCATGGATGGCGCGGATATGGTTATTGGATCAAGGTACATGAACAACACGGTCAATGTGGTCAACTGGCCGCTGTCGAGGCTCATCCTTTCCAAGTCAGCCAGTATTTACAGCAGATGGATCACCGGTATGCCGGTATCTGATCCAACCAGCGGATTCAAGTGCATCAGCGCCAATGCACTTCGAGTCATAGCGCTTGATCGGGTGCATTCACAAGGCTACTCTTTCCAGATCGAGATCGATTTCCGGGTATGGAAAAAAGGTCTCGTTATCCGTGAGGTGCCGATCATTTTTGTTGACAGAAGCGTAGGTAAATCGAAAATGACCAGGAAAAATATTGTTGAAGCCGTCTGGATGGTCTGGTGGCTGAAATTACTTTCGATCATCGGGCGGCTTTGA
- the bchJ gene encoding bacteriochlorophyll 4-vinyl reductase: MSSSPSRIGPNSIIQTVGALETAYGKNETEKLLKKIGQGYLINNLPSEMVEESKFHSLVTALQKEIGETATAGILKESGERTAKYLLKVRIPGLFQTIVKLLPAGLAFKVFLFAISKNAWTFAGSGEFSYGSKPSPNVMVKVTFPSHPVVGNFYLGTFTALLRELVNPQTEIKADIRQEGGAIRCNYLCRI, translated from the coding sequence ATGAGCAGCAGCCCATCACGAATCGGACCGAACTCCATCATACAGACCGTCGGCGCCCTTGAAACCGCCTATGGGAAAAACGAAACCGAGAAACTTCTGAAAAAGATTGGTCAGGGCTACCTGATCAACAACCTGCCATCGGAGATGGTCGAAGAGTCCAAATTCCACTCGCTGGTCACCGCCCTGCAAAAAGAGATCGGCGAAACGGCCACCGCGGGAATCCTCAAGGAGTCGGGCGAACGCACCGCGAAATACCTGCTCAAGGTGAGAATTCCCGGCCTGTTCCAGACGATTGTGAAGCTGCTTCCGGCGGGCCTGGCTTTCAAGGTGTTCCTCTTCGCCATCAGCAAAAATGCCTGGACCTTCGCCGGAAGCGGTGAGTTCAGTTACGGCTCCAAGCCGTCGCCAAACGTCATGGTCAAAGTCACCTTCCCGTCGCATCCGGTGGTGGGCAACTTCTACCTCGGCACCTTCACCGCCCTGCTCCGCGAACTGGTCAACCCGCAAACCGAGATCAAGGCAGACATCCGCCAAGAGGGCGGCGCGATTCGCTGCAACTACCTCTGCCGCATCTGA
- a CDS encoding transposase: MKTRHYSTEQIISTLKEADSGIPVKDLYRQHGLSDATIDNWKSKYGSMTVSEAKRNAVRHLHEHFGRRFRKLCMLIGLSRTSWHDKPKPDTHEPLRQRLRELADERKRRKFDNAPAFIGKALDAWAHRHGVKLVFNRPGKPVNNTSIREIIGQWQEDDNSIRLHSSSGRLIPEELMVQQTDFYQKEVVL; encoded by the coding sequence ATGAAAACCAGGCATTACAGTACAGAACAGATCATCAGCACCTTAAAGGAAGCCGATTCCGGCATACCGGTCAAGGATCTTTATCGTCAACACGGCCTCAGCGATGCGACGATTGACAACTGGAAATCGAAGTACGGCAGCATGACGGTCAGTGAAGCCAAGCGCAACGCTGTCAGGCACTTGCATGAACACTTCGGGCGGCGTTTTAGAAAGCTCTGTATGCTGATTGGGCTGAGCCGTACAAGTTGGCATGACAAACCCAAACCGGATACCCATGAACCGCTTCGCCAGCGATTACGGGAGTTGGCCGATGAGCGGAAGCGTCGAAAATTCGATAACGCCCCTGCATTCATCGGGAAAGCTCTTGATGCATGGGCGCATCGTCATGGAGTTAAACTGGTGTTCAATCGTCCGGGCAAACCGGTCAACAACACCTCTATTCGAGAGATCATCGGGCAATGGCAGGAGGATGACAATTCGATCCGCCTGCACAGCTCTTCAGGAAGGCTGATACCGGAAGAATTGATGGTTCAGCAAACGGATTTTTACCAAAAAGAAGTGGTCTTATAG
- a CDS encoding DUF2723 domain-containing protein produces the protein MSHRNANRIIAAGIFLVAEAVYLSTMAPTFSFWDCGEVIATSCTLGIPHPPGAPLYLLVGHLFSLLPFFHDIGARINFFSTLISSATIMLTYLIIVRLIALYRDSKPDGWSLHEQIAAYAGAAVGALALAFSDSFWFNATETGLWAASSLLTATIFWMMLCWYDEEPMPGSERWLLGVMYLIGLSIGVHLLCLLALFALVLIYYFKKYTVDLKSFSLMTLFSLGLFFLIYKLIIKGIPVLLVTTSWWGLLAVVALLLSGIWYSHWKRIPLMNLALLSVLLLILGYTSYLLIFVRAHAGPPINENNPSTLQAFFSYVNREQYGEWPLWPRRWSPEPVYQYFYQKYSSEWDYFWRYQLDHMYLRYFGWQFIGRSSDVEGAVVDWGQLWGVPFLAGLFGAWCHFRKNWKMALPVAVLFLMTGVILVVYLNQPEPQPRERDYSYVGSFFAFSLWIGIGIERLFAWISSRLKSLTPTHAVWLAIAVAVSGLLSIDGRMLMANYRTHDRSGNYVPWDWAWNILQSCDKDAILFTNGDNDTFPLWYLQEVERIRTDVRVVNLSLANTGWYLLQLKHDSPRGAKPVNIEMRDDDLANISYVPVDSVEVAVPAGREARKLYDDAQRSGVALPGAPSDSLRWTIKPALTYQGQGFLRPQDIAVYAIVVDNFGKRPIYFALTVDPAEMTGLDRNLRLDGLVYRVVPLKSESALSFADPGTLYGNLFNVYRYRNTGNLAVNIDETSRNLLGNYPPLFARLALMLSASPDAPVMVPGASGARKTVRSGRLALDVLDRYARLFPLSRYPVTPKLAGSVAAMYAAGGANEKAYPYIHYLKMLAARTSVGQYPELYFALAQAYRAAGKVHEADGIMKELEMELPGLQRRLDSLKQ, from the coding sequence ATGAGTCACAGAAACGCGAACCGGATCATCGCCGCCGGTATATTTCTTGTCGCCGAAGCGGTCTATCTCTCCACGATGGCCCCGACCTTCTCGTTCTGGGACTGCGGCGAGGTGATCGCCACCTCCTGCACTCTCGGTATTCCGCATCCCCCCGGCGCTCCGCTTTACCTCTTGGTGGGTCACCTCTTTTCGCTGCTTCCGTTTTTCCACGATATCGGCGCGCGCATCAACTTTTTCAGTACGCTGATCAGCTCGGCGACCATCATGCTGACCTACCTGATCATCGTCCGGTTGATTGCGCTCTATCGCGACTCGAAGCCGGACGGTTGGAGCTTGCATGAACAGATCGCTGCTTACGCAGGCGCGGCGGTGGGTGCTCTGGCGCTCGCCTTTTCTGACAGCTTCTGGTTCAACGCCACGGAAACCGGTCTCTGGGCGGCTTCGTCGCTGTTGACGGCCACCATCTTCTGGATGATGCTTTGCTGGTACGACGAAGAACCCATGCCCGGCAGCGAGCGGTGGCTGCTTGGCGTGATGTACCTGATCGGTCTCTCCATCGGCGTGCACCTGCTTTGCCTGCTCGCGCTCTTCGCACTGGTGCTGATCTACTATTTCAAGAAATATACCGTCGATCTGAAATCGTTCAGCCTGATGACGCTTTTCAGTCTCGGGCTGTTTTTCCTGATCTACAAGCTGATCATCAAGGGCATACCGGTGCTGCTCGTCACCACCTCTTGGTGGGGACTGCTCGCCGTTGTCGCGCTGTTGCTTTCCGGAATCTGGTACAGCCACTGGAAACGCATTCCGTTGATGAATCTCGCCTTGCTCTCGGTGCTCTTGCTCATCCTCGGCTACACCTCTTACCTGCTGATTTTTGTGCGTGCCCATGCCGGTCCGCCGATCAACGAGAATAACCCCTCGACGCTTCAGGCCTTTTTCTCCTACGTCAACCGCGAGCAGTACGGCGAGTGGCCGCTCTGGCCGCGCCGCTGGTCGCCCGAACCGGTCTATCAGTATTTCTACCAGAAGTACTCCAGCGAGTGGGACTACTTCTGGCGCTATCAGCTCGATCACATGTACCTGCGCTATTTCGGCTGGCAGTTTATCGGTCGCTCCTCCGATGTCGAGGGGGCGGTGGTCGATTGGGGACAGCTGTGGGGAGTTCCGTTCCTCGCGGGACTGTTCGGGGCGTGGTGTCATTTCCGGAAAAACTGGAAGATGGCGTTGCCGGTGGCGGTGCTCTTTCTGATGACCGGCGTGATCCTCGTCGTCTATCTCAACCAGCCGGAGCCTCAGCCTCGCGAGCGCGACTACAGCTACGTCGGCAGCTTTTTCGCCTTCTCGCTCTGGATTGGTATTGGCATCGAGCGCCTCTTTGCCTGGATTTCCAGCCGCCTGAAGTCACTGACGCCAACGCACGCCGTCTGGCTGGCCATCGCGGTGGCGGTTTCCGGCCTCCTCTCGATCGACGGGCGGATGCTCATGGCCAACTACCGCACGCACGACCGCTCTGGCAATTACGTGCCGTGGGACTGGGCGTGGAACATTTTGCAGAGTTGCGACAAGGACGCCATCCTCTTTACCAACGGCGATAACGACACCTTTCCGCTCTGGTATTTGCAGGAGGTGGAACGGATCAGAACCGATGTCCGGGTGGTCAATCTCAGTCTGGCCAATACCGGCTGGTACCTGCTGCAACTCAAGCACGACAGCCCGCGGGGTGCCAAACCGGTCAATATCGAAATGCGCGACGACGACCTTGCCAACATCTCCTACGTGCCGGTCGATTCGGTTGAGGTGGCTGTTCCGGCGGGACGCGAGGCGCGAAAGCTCTACGATGACGCCCAACGTTCCGGCGTCGCCCTGCCGGGCGCGCCCTCCGACTCGCTGCGCTGGACGATCAAACCCGCGCTGACGTATCAGGGCCAGGGATTCCTCCGCCCGCAGGACATTGCTGTTTACGCCATCGTAGTTGACAATTTCGGCAAGCGCCCGATCTACTTCGCGCTGACCGTCGATCCCGCCGAAATGACCGGCCTCGACCGCAATCTGCGTCTCGACGGGCTGGTTTATCGCGTTGTGCCACTGAAAAGCGAATCGGCCCTGAGCTTCGCCGATCCCGGCACGCTCTACGGCAATCTGTTCAACGTCTACCGCTATCGCAACACCGGCAACCTCGCCGTCAACATCGACGAGACTTCGCGGAACCTGCTCGGCAACTATCCGCCGCTTTTCGCGCGCCTCGCACTGATGCTCTCCGCTTCGCCGGACGCACCGGTGATGGTTCCTGGCGCTTCCGGCGCTCGCAAAACCGTGCGATCGGGGCGGCTCGCGCTCGACGTGCTCGACCGCTACGCCCGGCTCTTTCCGTTGAGCCGCTACCCGGTTACGCCGAAGCTTGCCGGATCGGTGGCCGCTATGTATGCCGCAGGCGGTGCAAACGAAAAAGCATATCCTTATATTCACTATCTTAAAATGTTGGCGGCCCGTACCAGCGTTGGACAGTATCCCGAACTGTACTTTGCCCTGGCACAGGCTTATCGCGCAGCAGGAAAGGTTCACGAGGCAGATGGCATTATGAAGGAACTCGAAATGGAGCTTCCCGGATTGCAGAGGCGTCTGGATTCACTCAAGCAATAG
- a CDS encoding radical SAM protein yields the protein MLLLPIETETGRYLYSGWSNRIVEVSRDLFRGYVSGEWDERQQAAAIRAGLIPETPHDVVVFDPELIASAIAGLKQSGPEMVVLGVTEACNFRCDYCYYSGAYADSRGHSGKTISIETALAAVEWYFGFPRKEYRIGFYGGEPLLELPLLRAIADHAGRQRPEGSRVILALTTNGSLLNDEACDFLAGLDAETFVSIDGPEAVHDRYRHDIHGNPTFAIVLDNLRRFRSRHPGYFDRQVNYSIIIAPPNPLAEIAGFMKEHVDLFGEKIPKVSTVRLRSGGDGAPLFASPDDTAFDFTTVWDDFIGSCLRGERPAPFARAVCEASVKKIHHRPMSAPGRFVTTGGQCTPGKRCYVDTGGALHMCERVNTAFPIGSVATGFDDERISEYLRRYSGLLGSRCSDCWAVRLCRKCIPMFADGERMTESSLDSLCERQKKDLAFKFVRYCRGREQRNDCFDWIGQG from the coding sequence ATGCTTCTCCTCCCGATAGAGACCGAAACAGGCCGTTATCTCTATTCCGGCTGGTCGAACCGCATCGTCGAGGTTTCGCGTGACCTTTTTCGCGGGTATGTTTCCGGCGAGTGGGACGAGCGGCAACAAGCCGCCGCGATCCGGGCCGGGCTGATTCCTGAAACGCCTCACGATGTTGTGGTATTCGATCCGGAACTCATTGCCAGCGCCATTGCCGGGCTGAAGCAGAGCGGCCCTGAAATGGTGGTGCTCGGCGTGACCGAGGCGTGCAATTTCAGGTGCGACTACTGCTACTACTCTGGAGCCTACGCCGATTCGCGAGGCCATTCCGGCAAGACGATCTCCATCGAAACGGCGCTCGCCGCCGTGGAGTGGTACTTCGGGTTTCCCCGGAAAGAGTACAGAATCGGATTTTACGGCGGCGAGCCGCTGTTAGAGCTTCCTCTACTCAGAGCTATTGCCGATCATGCCGGGCGTCAAAGGCCCGAGGGGAGCCGGGTGATTTTGGCGCTAACCACCAATGGCTCGCTGTTGAACGACGAGGCGTGCGATTTCCTGGCCGGACTGGATGCCGAAACCTTTGTCAGCATCGATGGCCCGGAGGCGGTGCATGACCGGTATCGCCACGATATTCACGGCAATCCCACCTTCGCGATAGTGCTCGATAATCTCCGGCGCTTCAGGTCGCGGCATCCCGGGTACTTCGACCGGCAGGTCAACTATTCGATCATCATTGCGCCGCCGAATCCTCTGGCAGAAATCGCGGGTTTCATGAAGGAGCACGTCGATCTGTTCGGAGAGAAGATTCCCAAAGTCTCGACGGTTCGTTTGCGTTCAGGCGGTGATGGCGCACCGCTCTTCGCCTCGCCTGATGACACCGCGTTCGATTTCACGACGGTCTGGGACGACTTCATCGGCTCGTGCCTGCGGGGCGAGCGTCCCGCTCCGTTTGCGCGGGCGGTGTGCGAAGCTTCCGTCAAAAAGATTCACCATCGCCCGATGAGCGCTCCCGGCCGCTTCGTCACGACCGGTGGGCAATGCACGCCGGGCAAGCGCTGCTACGTCGATACCGGCGGGGCGTTGCACATGTGCGAGCGGGTCAACACGGCATTCCCGATCGGCTCGGTTGCGACGGGATTCGATGACGAGCGGATCAGCGAGTATCTGCGGCGCTACTCCGGACTGCTTGGCTCGCGCTGCTCCGATTGCTGGGCGGTGAGGCTTTGCCGAAAATGTATTCCCATGTTTGCCGATGGGGAGCGGATGACCGAGTCGTCCCTTGACTCATTGTGCGAGCGGCAGAAAAAGGATCTCGCCTTCAAGTTCGTCCGGTATTGCCGTGGCCGTGAACAGCGGAACGACTGTTTCGACTGGATCGGCCAGGGGTGA
- the hemW gene encoding radical SAM family heme chaperone HemW, with protein sequence MICLYVHIPFCRERCPYCDFFLVTKPGFTERFFEALAVETVSKASLIEGQAIKAIHFGGGTPSLVSPSFIDAWLSQVSGFARISAETEITLEANPEDLSPASLDALKSVGVNRLSIGVQSFSDRKLQALRRVHLAADARRTVAEALERFPSVSIDLICGAEGEALAEWESDLRTALDLRPQHISVYMLTLEEKTRLWRDVRKGLRDLPGEETQAAMYRMAAPMLGGARYRHYEISNFALEGHHSRYNLASWMREPYLGFGPAAHSFLVDGDIETRFSNVSSLTRYLADPAGAVDFRETLTEAQRFDEQVFLSLRIRKPLAVGFLRKGHKLGHQHLDAVLSGLQEKGWIELESGAVLLTKAGFLFADLVAAELLSE encoded by the coding sequence ATGATCTGCCTCTACGTGCACATTCCCTTTTGCCGGGAGCGCTGCCCCTACTGCGATTTTTTTCTTGTCACCAAACCCGGTTTCACCGAGCGCTTTTTCGAGGCGCTTGCTGTGGAGACGGTTTCAAAAGCCTCGCTGATCGAAGGTCAGGCGATCAAGGCGATCCATTTCGGTGGCGGCACACCGTCGCTGGTTTCGCCCTCCTTCATCGATGCTTGGCTGTCGCAGGTTTCCGGTTTTGCCCGAATCTCCGCTGAAACCGAAATCACGCTCGAAGCCAATCCCGAAGATCTTTCGCCCGCCTCGCTTGATGCGCTGAAATCTGTCGGTGTCAACCGCCTCTCCATCGGCGTGCAGTCCTTTTCAGATCGCAAGCTCCAGGCCCTCAGACGGGTGCATTTGGCTGCCGACGCCCGCCGCACGGTTGCCGAAGCGCTCGAACGCTTTCCGTCGGTTAGCATTGACCTGATCTGCGGCGCGGAAGGCGAGGCCTTGGCCGAATGGGAGAGCGACCTTCGCACGGCGCTCGACCTTCGTCCGCAGCACATTTCGGTTTACATGCTTACCCTCGAAGAGAAGACCCGGTTGTGGCGCGATGTGCGCAAAGGCCTCCGCGACCTGCCCGGCGAGGAGACGCAGGCGGCGATGTACCGGATGGCCGCGCCGATGCTTGGCGGCGCGAGGTATCGCCACTACGAAATTTCCAACTTCGCGCTCGAAGGGCACCACTCGCGCTACAACCTCGCGAGCTGGATGCGCGAGCCGTACCTCGGTTTCGGCCCGGCGGCACACAGCTTTCTTGTCGATGGCGACATTGAGACGCGCTTTTCGAACGTGAGCAGCCTGACGCGCTACCTTGCCGATCCCGCCGGAGCGGTCGATTTCCGCGAGACGCTGACCGAAGCGCAGCGCTTCGACGAACAGGTTTTTCTCTCCCTGCGAATCCGCAAACCGCTCGCTGTTGGGTTTTTGCGAAAAGGGCATAAATTAGGGCATCAGCATCTCGATGCCGTGCTTTCCGGGTTACAGGAAAAAGGGTGGATCGAACTTGAAAGCGGCGCGGTGTTGCTCACCAAAGCGGGTTTTCTTTTCGCCGATCTGGTTGCCGCCGAACTGCTTTCGGAGTGA
- a CDS encoding D-glycero-alpha-D-manno-heptose-1,7-bisphosphate 7-phosphatase: MEFAKVLFLDRDGTINRDIGSYVSSREELILIDRADEAIAIARDAGFRIVLITNQAGIARGIVTPRDVEDVNDYLNELLAARQTSYDRCYYCPAHPNYPHPEYDRFIDHRKPSPRMVEQAIADMREEGIEVDRGASFFIGDKLIDVECGQRAGLKTILVRTGHNEESLCEQHQIFPDHVADDLYQAVTGYILGQASR; the protein is encoded by the coding sequence ATGGAGTTTGCGAAGGTGCTTTTTCTTGACCGGGATGGAACGATCAACCGCGACATCGGCAGCTACGTCTCGAGCCGCGAAGAGCTTATCCTGATCGACCGGGCTGACGAGGCCATCGCGATTGCGCGCGATGCGGGGTTCCGGATCGTGCTTATCACCAACCAGGCGGGCATCGCCCGTGGCATTGTGACTCCTCGGGATGTCGAGGATGTGAACGACTACCTCAACGAACTGCTGGCCGCGCGCCAGACCTCCTACGACCGCTGCTACTACTGCCCGGCGCATCCCAACTATCCGCATCCCGAGTACGACCGCTTCATCGATCACCGTAAACCCTCGCCCCGCATGGTGGAGCAGGCCATCGCCGACATGCGTGAGGAGGGCATCGAGGTGGATCGTGGCGCCTCGTTTTTCATCGGTGACAAGCTGATCGACGTCGAGTGCGGACAGCGGGCCGGGCTGAAGACGATCCTCGTCAGAACCGGTCACAACGAGGAGTCGCTTTGCGAGCAGCACCAGATTTTTCCGGATCATGTCGCCGACGACCTCTATCAGGCCGTGACTGGCTACATTTTGGGACAGGCATCCCGTTGA
- a CDS encoding indolepyruvate ferredoxin oxidoreductase subunit alpha, with protein MAEPVENKNQEPAPGAKVPPKGAPAAPKAGAPAAPKVQAAPKAGAPAAKAGAPAAKPSGKPRLASLGVTLGRSGVRQESALPYVKPKAAPPPKPAAPAAKGAPAPKGAPAAKAAPGAPVAKVAPRAKKHYFIIENLCVGCGLCLDKCPPKVNAIGYKFYGDVQEGGFRCYIDQVACISCSACFSGDECPSGALIEVLPDGEVLDFSYTPPERLDFDLRFLHRFHREVR; from the coding sequence ATGGCCGAACCTGTTGAAAATAAAAACCAGGAACCTGCACCGGGCGCAAAAGTGCCGCCGAAAGGCGCTCCTGCAGCTCCGAAAGCCGGTGCTCCAGCCGCGCCTAAAGTACAAGCTGCGCCGAAGGCAGGAGCACCAGCGGCAAAAGCTGGCGCCCCCGCCGCAAAACCATCGGGTAAGCCAAGGCTTGCTTCGCTGGGGGTGACTCTCGGGCGTTCCGGTGTTCGTCAGGAGTCTGCGCTTCCATATGTCAAGCCGAAAGCGGCGCCGCCTCCGAAACCGGCGGCACCGGCTGCTAAAGGCGCGCCGGCACCCAAAGGTGCTCCCGCAGCAAAAGCTGCACCGGGTGCTCCGGTAGCCAAAGTTGCTCCGAGAGCCAAGAAGCATTACTTCATTATCGAGAACCTCTGCGTCGGCTGTGGCTTGTGTCTGGACAAATGTCCGCCAAAGGTCAATGCCATCGGATACAAATTCTATGGTGATGTTCAGGAAGGCGGCTTCAGATGCTATATCGATCAGGTAGCCTGCATTTCATGCTCGGCATGTTTCTCGGGAGATGAGTGCCCATCGGGTGCACTGATCGAAGTTCTGCCTGACGGTGAAGTCCTTGATTTTTCCTATACGCCTCCGGAAAGGCTTGATTTTGACCTTCGCTTCCTGCACCGTTTCCATCGCGAAGTCAGATAG
- a CDS encoding Ig-like domain-containing protein translates to MKEFPGLKILATILIPLLFSACAVDRPPTGGPPDRSSLSVTSSLPTTASINTSPEKIRIGFTHYVSRADLLKSIFFSPRIDDYEVTMHGKEADIRLYSPLQQNRTYTLTLRAPLKSLDGNHQLDRSWVLAFSTGPVIDQGTIEGQVWTNRLAPARDVSVMAYTPSSSSRLQEARPDYITQTGPSGEFRFQHLAPGSYRIVATTGEVGNVTFDHKEETFAVTSSPTVHTGMAGVAMRFAPDARSANTLSSCRTLNNREIEITFKNTIPARSFNLSAIRIENTATGAILPVLGYFSPSKSSEDNTFRLLTGPMEGRTWYRLRFSPGENTGQTSELKFSGDPRTERYPELSASIVPADGANNVITETIRPESGSSIELQCNLPVVESSVKPAVTLSLSEKGRQMPVPFTISRIDSRTFAIVASEGFQHSKDYLVQVRPGMLKGLVGEPSKTALVKSRFSTAGPEAYGEISGSGRAIVPAVVVEARRSGCESGQRMVAKTNAYGTFSFSFHDLPAGEYTISGFIPSATGTVSPMTKWNSGSLTPFVPSDPFTALTVTIRGGWTTENVRLDIPSIRQSGLDRTESPEKP, encoded by the coding sequence TTGAAAGAATTTCCCGGCCTGAAAATTCTGGCGACCATTCTGATTCCCCTGTTATTCAGCGCCTGCGCCGTTGACCGCCCCCCAACAGGCGGGCCACCAGATCGTTCGTCGCTCAGCGTGACCAGCTCCCTGCCCACGACAGCCTCGATCAATACTTCACCGGAGAAAATCCGCATCGGCTTTACCCACTATGTTAGCAGAGCCGATCTTTTGAAATCGATTTTTTTCTCCCCGCGCATTGATGATTATGAGGTGACGATGCACGGCAAAGAGGCCGACATCCGGCTATACTCGCCGTTGCAACAAAACCGCACCTACACACTCACCCTGCGCGCCCCACTGAAAAGCCTGGACGGAAACCACCAACTCGACCGGAGCTGGGTGCTCGCCTTTTCAACCGGCCCGGTTATCGATCAGGGGACGATCGAAGGACAGGTATGGACAAACCGTCTGGCCCCGGCCCGAGACGTCTCGGTGATGGCCTATACACCTTCGTCGTCAAGCCGCTTGCAGGAAGCAAGACCAGACTACATCACCCAGACGGGACCGTCTGGCGAGTTCCGTTTTCAGCATCTCGCTCCAGGCAGTTACCGTATTGTGGCTACAACCGGCGAGGTCGGCAATGTGACGTTCGATCACAAGGAGGAGACATTCGCCGTCACCTCAAGCCCAACGGTGCATACCGGCATGGCTGGAGTTGCAATGCGGTTCGCGCCGGACGCACGGTCGGCAAACACTCTGAGCTCTTGCCGCACGCTCAACAACCGGGAAATCGAGATCACCTTCAAAAACACCATTCCCGCAAGAAGCTTCAACCTGTCTGCAATACGGATCGAGAATACCGCCACCGGTGCCATTCTACCTGTGCTTGGCTATTTTTCGCCTTCAAAAAGCAGTGAGGACAACACGTTCCGCCTCCTGACCGGACCAATGGAGGGGCGCACCTGGTATCGTCTCCGATTCTCGCCCGGCGAAAACACAGGCCAGACTTCAGAACTGAAATTCTCCGGTGATCCCCGCACGGAACGCTACCCGGAACTGTCGGCCAGCATCGTACCGGCTGACGGAGCAAACAACGTCATCACCGAAACGATCCGTCCTGAATCGGGCTCATCGATTGAGTTGCAATGTAATCTGCCGGTGGTCGAATCATCGGTCAAGCCAGCCGTAACGCTTTCTTTGTCCGAAAAAGGCCGGCAGATGCCGGTGCCATTCACCATCTCACGAATCGACAGCCGAACGTTCGCCATTGTGGCTTCAGAGGGATTCCAGCACAGCAAGGACTACCTGGTGCAGGTCAGACCTGGTATGCTCAAGGGGCTTGTCGGCGAACCATCAAAAACAGCATTGGTGAAGTCGCGCTTCAGCACCGCCGGCCCAGAAGCGTATGGAGAAATCAGCGGCTCTGGAAGGGCAATCGTTCCAGCGGTTGTTGTCGAAGCCCGTCGCAGCGGCTGTGAGAGTGGCCAGCGTATGGTGGCCAAGACAAACGCTTATGGCACATTCAGTTTCAGTTTCCACGATCTTCCGGCAGGCGAGTACACCATTTCCGGATTCATTCCATCGGCCACCGGAACAGTTTCGCCCATGACGAAATGGAACAGCGGATCGCTTACCCCGTTTGTGCCGTCCGATCCCTTTACGGCTCTGACCGTAACGATCAGGGGTGGCTGGACAACCGAAAATGTCAGGCTCGATATTCCCTCGATCCGGCAATCCGGCCTTGACAGAACCGAATCGCCCGAGAAACCATAA